DNA from Toxoplasma gondii ME49 chromosome X, whole genome shotgun sequence:
GGCGTTCGCTgttgctcttcttttttgtgGCGTCCAGAGGAAGGTTGGGACGACGGGGCCGTTGCACCTGCGCTGGAGAGTTTCCCACGCCCCAGAAGACCTCTGAAATGTACGTTCCTCAAAAgcagtctctctgtgtctatGTCTGCTTTCAAGGACCCGAGCCTCGTCTTCCGCCGCAGCTGTCGAGAAGGCATTTGCGGCTCTTGCGCGATGAACGTCGACGGAAAGAACTGCCTCGCTTGCCTCACCCCGATCAAGCGAGGCGACCGGGAAAATGAAGCGATGCGCCTCATGCCAGGTAAGCCAAGTTCTCAGAAAGAGTAGACAGCCTGTGCTCACACAGCTCCGCCTAACCTTGCCTCGAAATGCATGAATCGAAATAGATGCAttcgcatgcatatatatatatatatatatataggcatgtgtgtgtgcatgcatctgtgcaCATTCACGTCTGCAGAGACCTGCACAGTGATTTAAAGTGACTTGTCCATTTAcgtgtacatatacatatggaCATCATATGTTCATGTCCCGAAAATATGCACACAACCGTGGTGGTATTTCCATCTACATAagtgtagatatatatgtaaataaatgaatatatattttttctgtgtttgtgtgtgaaCGTCTACGCGTCTCTGTGGTTTGTACGAAAGAGCGAGGTTGGAACAGGGTGCGTGTGGCTTTGCCTTGTGTTGTTTAGGTCAAGACATCAAGCACGACCGCCACGAAGAGGAAGTGGTGAGCAGAGTGACCGATAAGATCAACCACGCGTTGTTTCGCGAGGCGAATCCCCCCGTGGAGATCTTGCCTCTGCCCCATATGATGGTTTTGCGCGACCTAGTGCCCGACATGACGAACTTCTACGCACAGTACCGCAGCGTCGAGCCCTGGCTGAAGCGGAAGACCCCCAAGAAGGTACACTGAAACTTCAAAGAAATGTTCTGGCTTCATCTACTCgtggtctctctcctcccatTCTGTCGTCTATTCTCGCTTGtctttcgttctcctctcttctttcggtattctgtcttctgtccttctccattctctccttcttctgtcttctctcgttctcctcttctcttggaCCACAATCACACTGTCCATTCGTCCATTTCTTCTCGCACCTttgctcgtctctcttctctgtgtcgtttGCCACCttcactcttttctctctctttgctcggtctcctctcttctctcttttcttcatcGCGTGTCATGTTTTCCGTGTCTCACCTGAGTGTCTCTgagtctcgttctctccacttATGCATGCGGTCTGCCGTCTCTGGACTCCATCCACTCGACGACGGCGTCCCCCGTTTTCCCGAATCTGCGGCTTGCCCGCATCGAGCGTCTCACAAGGGTCTTCAGAGCCTCAGCACGCATATGCGTTGTGTGTGATTTCAGGACCCAAATGTGGAGAATCTTCAGTCGATTGAAGACCGCCGAAAGCTAGACGGAATGTACGAGTGCAttctctgcgcctgctgTTCTACTTCCTGTCCGTCCTACTGGTGGAATCCGCAAGCCTACCTCGGCCCGGCCGTCCTCATGCAGGCCTTCAGGTAAACACTCATGCAAATATccgagatgcatgcagtacatatgtaaatatatatatatatatagtgcAGGTGCACTAAATATATGCGTGCCTGTGTGTGTCGACTGATTTGCGATTGCTTGGGGAAGGAATGAGGGGACGTGGAGACCTATCGATGGCGGAGGAGATTGGTGGAGCGGAGAAAAATCAATTAGGAACTGGGTTGAGACTCGGAGATTGATCTGGGCGGAAAGAGACTCGGGATAACCTGTGCCTTGTggtggaaagagagaagaatagAGCGACGTTTTTGTAGGGCGACTATCTGCTAGCAGATGGGGATGTGTGTTCATGGAGATTTGGGatttcccttttctctccatgtTCATTTGTTCCGTACTTCTGCCTTCCCCATGTGGACTCGAACTGTGTGCCTTCTCCggcctctctgcatgtgccgCCTCTCGTTTGTGTCTCATCTCTTCTGGGTTTTTCGACGCGCTCGCTGaattttcttcctttcctcgttgTCAGAGATttgctctcttccctcgtgCCTTTCGTCCACTTGAATCTTGTAGGTCTGCCTGTTGCTTCtatcttttttctttttttccaggtGGATTGCAGACAGCCGAGACGAGTTCACTGAGGAACGCCTGGCGGCGATCAACGATACGATGAAGCTGTACAGGTGAGGTCTCGCAACTGTGGTGCGAACAGCGCGTTTACTGGTTTGTCTCAGAaatcttcttctgcttctgtggaGTAGATTCTCAAGTGCTGGTTTACATCTGGTGGATTAtttcgctgtttctgtgttttcaggTGTCACGGCATCATGAACTGCACAGTCTCCTGTCCCAAGGGCTTGAACCCTGCAGGTACGCAACTGCCTTCTGCATCTGTGTGTTGGGTTTCatttgcgtgcatgcgcatgcgtaTATGCTTGTGAACAGATACGTACAGTCGAAGATAGTGCATGGTGTCTCCCTCACGTTTATATCTCTACACGATGCCTTTCGGACTTCTTGTCACACAAACAGCTGTGCATTGGCACCtttagatatatatatatatatatatgtgtatgtatacatgcgtTTGTCTCTAGCACCGGTTGTCGCTTTGATTATCCGGTGTATGTCCCGGTAGGAGTTCGTTGTCACTTTTCTTTTGTGGGTTGTGCATATTTGTGCATTTCGTCTCAGGAGCCATCCAAAAAATGAAGGATCAAGTGGAAGCGCGGTTCTCGCCGGCCTGGAAGTCTCTGCAGGCACAGCAGGCTTTGGAGAAGTCGCAAAAGCTCGCGAAGGACCTTGGCCTCGCTGCGTAACCTCGGCTCGCCGTACACTCGCAGCAGTCGATGTGGGGACCTAGGCATGCCTCCGGGAGGGACGGAACACGCAAacgtgtgtgcatgtgtatcgGGTGTTTACAGCAAAATGCGTTGGTGTATCCTCGGTGACCATTTGGCCACGCGCATGCGTGCGTATGGATAGGTATGTACATGCAAATGTCGTTTTATGAGTTTTGTGCGCGAGTTCGTCGTATCGCGGTGAGGTAGGCAGACTCGGTttggaagaaggaagcagtgACGGGTCGGGGGTCTTCGTGTGGATCAGTTCTGCGACTCGTACTTCCgggtgtgtctgtgcattGCACGAGCTCGTGCAGTTGCGTTATCGCGAGGAGGTTTTGAAACTTCGGTGTTTGCCGCACCTAAAGGTGTGGCCGTCGACTCCAACTTCAGCAAGTCACTTCAGACGGGCCTGAACTCTTTCTTGAGGAACACGTGAAGTCCACAAGCACCTGTACACAGCTTGGCACCGCTGCATTTGTTTGCACATACGCATTTCAGCGAGTCGTGTCAACCTAGGAGACATCTTCTAGGAGCGTAGgtgaaacgaagaagagcaaatCCCTCTGTGTACGCGTACGCCGCTGTtaggaaggaagaaagataaatggagagagaaaaccatcctttttctctgcttcctctcctccctcacAATCCGTTTTGTGCACTAcgcgagtgcatgcgtctgcgttcgtcaatgtgcatgcagaagcgtACGTGCACAGAGCGAGCGGAAGTCCCGCACGAGCTCTTGAGAAGCTGTTGTTATGTCATGGCAGTCAGATATGCAGCACTTGTGTGGCCTTCATCGAACGCTCACTGCAGTGAGTTGCTGGTTGCTACAAACAGCAGGCCGAAGGCGTCGTCGACTTTTTGACGGGTCGCAAATGCGTCACGACGGCCACTCGATTCGCTTATTTGCCCGTGCTTCTTAATTTCCATGAGCTGAGTCACCACGTGGCAGATATAAGATTCCGAATATGTTTTGTGCTCATCCTCCCGTGGCAAAGACGGCCGCATGCATCGAAACGGACATCAAGAGAAATCGATCCTGGAAATCCCCTCCGCAGCCGCTGCCAGTTTCGGGACAGTCTGGCGGCGTTAGAGAGCAGAAATGAAGGGGAAAACGGCCCGAAAAGGAAGAGTCTCGATAAATCAAATGCCGCCTTCCTCCACGTAGGTGGCTGCACCTCGGGCACCCCAAGGGATACGAGGGCAAGATTCAGGTCTGCGGCGTGACCTCTGCGCCCGTCTGCAGTCAGCAAGGATCTCTGTGTTTCGATATCCTGCTAAGACAGACACGGAAAGTTCGTGGAACGATTGAAACGTCGGAAGAGATTCTctgagcagagagacgcggtgGATGACTTCTTTATCGCCGAAGCTGCGTCCTCGCGTGGAACCCACTCTCGTCTGCTGACGGCAGTACGTCCATTCATAGAATCAAAGCCACTTCTAAAACTGCTAGCGTTGTTGCACGGCTTCATGCAAAACAGACTCCGCTGTCTGCTGCCGAAGTGCGGATTCCACAAAAGCTGTTTCCGTACTATTCGAATGACGCGACTAGCTTGGAACGTCTTCGTTGACGACAGCGGAGTACCCCAGCTCTCCACTGGCGCACAGTTGGGTTTAAAGACTCCGACTCCGCACATGCAGGTGCTCTCCGGAAACGTCTACAGTGGCTGTGGCAACAGAAGGGAAATATTACTTTGCAAATATCGCCGCCCGCTCTGGGAACCGTAAGCCTGGGTGCCTTTCTCTTGGGTGTCGGCAGTCGAACGGCAGTGAAAGGAAGGCGCGTAGGTGGGGGAAATGTTGTTTTTCTGCGGAAGCACGGGGGCTAATAGCCTGGATTTCCCGAGCATCCGTCTCTATAAATGAAAACCCAGGGAAGGTCCAGGGCGAATACCCTAACTGCGTGTGGTGGGATACAGCGGCTGGAACAACGAAATCATGGATGTCTTTTCCTCCAGTGTATTCACACCTTGTCTTTTATCGGTGTGCCCTAAATCTAAATTCATCTTATAATTTTGCTTTCTTAGTTGTAATGACCTTTGTACTCCAGATAATTACAGGTATCACTCCAGCGTTTAAATATACTTCAGAAGCATCTTGTGCATTTGCTccaacatttatatacaagctgtacaaatatcatgatattcactttggtagtctccttcctaatgTTAGTTTGTACGGAATACACGGATCGGATTCTTGTTGGCCTGGCACCTGTTTAGTAACTGGATGAACGTTTTTTACGACTGGTCCTCTTTCGTATTCTTGTGTATTTTAATTCACATGACTCGAGGATTGTATAACTGCAGTTATAGTTATTTAACTACCCCTTGGATGTCTGGGCTTAATCGTCTATGTTGTTATGTTAATCAAATAAGTTTCATCGTTATTGATATTTCACTGACATGTTGATGACATAAATACTAACAAACCAGCTGAGAAATAAGCTCGTGTATCTACTTCTAGACCGACAGATTTAACTCAGTTAATTAGTATTAGGTTTGATATTCTGTACCAACCGATCTAAAAtcgtgatgtctttttgtcgTTTATATAAATCTAGTAATGCTTGTCAAGTTCCTTGTATCTATTTAGCTCACTGCGTACTTAGGATCAGACCAAATGAGTTCACTAATGGTACAAGGAAATAGGAGATCGCGTTAGTTCTTAGGAAAAAGACTTCCGAACCACCGATATAGATTGGTGGTTCATAATTGTGTTTTTGAATGTGGACAAGGACAGATTGACACCTCTGGCCGCCTACCATTCGTACCTTCTACAACTGTAGAGTGCTTCTACAACTGTAGAGTGCCTGCTTGAGTAACCTGGCTGGTTGTGTCTCGGCTTTCAGAACACTTTTAGCGGGCGAAATTTGCTTTCCGTGTCGGTAATCGAACTGGTGTTTCTGTCAGACACTTGTTGAAGAGAACCTCAACAAATGCCTTCTCGTTGAAAGATGAGGACGCTGCTTTTGGATGTTGGGTTCGAAAGTTCATCGCCAAAAAGGGAGACGCCGCTGTTTCCGTTCACCACCACTCCAGCGTCCGCCTGTTGCGCACAcccgtcgctctcgtctgcAGTGTAAGAGTAGTTGAGAACTTGAAGAGTTGACTCCCCTTCTGTTGATTCCTGTTTTTCCCAGTTgactttctctgtctcagaAACCattttttctcgagtttcgtGCCTTTCTCATTGTGTTCGCTTTCGGGAAACCGATCTGCCAGTTCCGGTGTGGTTTTAATTGGCGGGTTTTCTTGCGGCAAAGTCACACGTTTTCCGAATTTTTCTCAGCTGTCCGTGCCCGTCTCTTTCGCGGTTCTCTTGGCATCACACTTTTACGTTAGGCTCTGCAAGTCGGTCAACCTTTTTCTGTCATCAGATGTCCTCTCTCCACACCACACGCACGCACCTCTCTCAGAAAACAGTCGTCCCGACAAAAACAGGCAAGGCCGAGATTTCTGCAGCCCTCCGCAGAGTGCGTGTGTTTACACAGCTGTTTACGTTCGTGTTTGTGGTACTTTCTTTGAAGTTCCTAACTTGGTGTATTTTGAGATCCAAGCGAGGAGTGTGACTCTTGGTGTATAATGCTTGTTGGTAAAAGGTATTTCGTGGAGACCTAGGAACCCCTTACTGCTCTCTCTGGAACAAGATGCGCCTGTCGGGTTCAGTGTCGCTATTCAGCCACCTCGAAAGGGTGCAGATGCTACCATCTTCACTTTGTTGCTTTTGCcggaaaacaaaggaaagacagaagtGACACGCACATCTGAAAGAAGCCCGTTTACCGACATCTGATCGGCAGCTCACTGCTGACGCTGTTCGTGAGTCACGCTATattttatatacatatacatatataagacatgtatatacaggcatacatatacgtaaGTGCACAGATATTTTTGTGTATATATTGGCGTATCTTTTGTGTGGTATTTAACTGTGTGAATGCCCATTCATGAGATCCGGCTGGGCTGAGCGTTTGGAAAAGCTTGGAATAtatttttcttttttcagcgCGATGGAGAGTCAGCCACTCAACGACTCAGGTCGAGAATTTGACGTCATTGTGTATGGCGCCACAGGGTTCACTGGCAGGTATAAGGGAAAGCTTCTTTTCAGCTGAGAGTGTGCTTGGCACTTAAAATGTCCACTCATAATCGGTGGTGTGCGAAATGCTTGCCGTTCATATCTTTTACGCCTGTACAACCCTCCATTACTACGAGCTCACCTCTCAGTcactctgcctctgtctttttctgttcccACCTATCCACATCGCTGTACACGTGAATCTATGCACACTTCCTAATCACTTCTTGGCATCGGccataatatatatatatatatatatatatacagacacCAGTACATCCGTAGTGGTAGATTGGGTACTACCTTGTGCTTCGCTGAAAAACCATGTGTATGAACCGATGTGTGTGTTACCGCTTGCGTGTAGGCGTGTGCTTCTGTGCGCCGGAATTCGCGAGAGTGCGGTGTCCGGATGCGTCTTGGCTGTGTGGCTGGTTCGTCTTTGCAGGCTGGTGGCGGAGTATTTCTGCGAGCACTATGTGACCGAGAACGGAGAGTTTCTGGTCAGGTTTGCGTTGGCAGGCCGTTCGAtgaagaaactcgaggagTCCCGACAGACAGCCTGCACCCGCGCCCGTCGCGAAGCGTACACCGAGAAGATCCCCCTGATTGCCGCGGACAGTTCTGACGAGGCTTCGCTCGCGGAAATgtgcagaagagcgaaagtGATCATCACCACAGTCGGGCCGTACCTCAAATACGGCGAACCGCTTGTCAAGGCATGTGTAGACTCCCGCACGCACTACTGTGACCTCGTGGGCGGTGAGACAAACGGGAACGGGGGGCAGCGGAGAcgtatgcatgcagttcacaACAAGGATTTGCTGGGGTACAAAAGCCTTCTGAAAACCTCTTTGCAGCTCGGGCCAGTCTATCCACAGCGAGCTGAACGAGCCCGTCGGGGCCTTGCGGCCCGCTGTTCCTGTGGGCCACACACAAGCACCAGCAGACCACCGGTTGTCGATCGAATGACTGATAACACCTCACGTCCCCTCTCGCCGTTTCTCTATCGGAGGGAGTAGACGCAAGGGTTTCGCCCACACGAATTAATCCGCTATcttgcttgtttttcttgaaTCCACGCTTCGGCATACGAAGAGAGTGCGCGTCGGCCATCTCCTCACGACGGGACTGAAGCGGCGTCCCCTGTGAAGCCACAATGCGATGGGAGTACATACACTTCACACTCGTGgtttttcgcgttctcctcctattcgctgctttcctcgTCGGCACTTCTCGATCTCCTTGCTCTCGTTGTCTTGCTGTCCccatctctctgtccacTTTGATCCCCCTTTCCACCTTTattctcgctttctctttctcagcctgtgttcttttctttctccctttccacctcttttcttctctgcttttttcggTCCGTCTGTCAtcttttttccctctctttcctccatCTCGTTTTCAGAGGCGCCATTCGTGGCGTTGACCAGCCAGAAGTACGGCCGTCTGGCGGCCGAGCGAGGCGTGAAGGTCGTGCACTGCTGCGGCTTCGATTCTGTGCCCAGCgacctctcttgtctccttctgcaaGACGCTGCGTTGAAGGCCGCGAACGCTCCCTGTGAATCGGTGAGAAAGCCGAGACGGATCCTGTGTACAAACCGAAACCGTAGTTGCTTGATGCCACTCTTCACCAGCGTCCAAGACGCTCGGAGACAGTGACACCTTTGATGTGTGCACACTGACAGTCAGATACCCCTGTTGTTTTGCGCCGTTTACAGCTCAATTCAAAGACACATACGTAAACAAATCTATGCGtgtacatttatacatatgcGTGCACGCATGTTTCTATGTATCTAGATGTATGCGTGCATGAAAGTATGTATGTCTATATTTGAAAATGTACATTTGCAAGTGTATCAATTTGATATAGACACACATGTGCACTTATTcatatatacgtagatatgtgtgtgcgtttttaatatatatatatatatatatacgtatgtcCACATGTATGCGTCATCTTGTGAATACACGAGTGTATCTGTTTGGATGTGTCGGTTGCCTCCTGGgcaaggaggaagagcgagtgTGAAGGATTTGTGTGTATGCGCCTGCAGGTTTCCACAGCTGTCACCGAACTGCATGGCGGCTTTTCGGGCGGGACTGTGGCGTCTTTGTTGAACCTCGCAGGCTCGAAAGACACGTTCGATCCGTACTATCTCTGCAAGCAAGCCTTGCCAGAGTGCGTCTCCTTCACTCCGTCTTCCAAGGCGTACTCCCCCGTGTAAGTCGCGTGCTGTTAGCCCGCAGAAAGAGCGGATCTAGTGAAAAAAGAGATGTCACGGTTTCTCTTCAGTTGGCACGGAATAGCAGACCATCTGCGCTTGCATACAAATGGTTCTAGCAGCCCTGCAGGTATATACACCACGCTTAAACACACGTGGCCGGCTTTTTTTCACGAGCTCCTTAACtatttgctgcatgcgtctctgtaAGGAAGGCTGTCTAGAGAAGCCCGTTCAAGCAAGAATACTCAACATCCAGCTGAAAGGTGTGGGGTAGACAGATGTTTTCGCAATTCCGCGGCATCCGCCAACGATCTACGAAATACACTGGTGCTTTCTTTGCAAAATCCTGTAGACTAAAAAAGAACGTGGCAACATTTTGGGTCAACAATGTCTTAGGTCGAACGAGAGACTTCATGAGCGTTCACGATCCTCGAGCCACTCACGTTGCTGCTACGTCTCCGTATGATGCGCGCACGACAGACGTTTACATTGAGGTCAAGTGTGCTGTGAGAGTTCCTACGCTCTTAAATTTAATTCGAGTTTTTAACAGGTTTATGGCATGACTTCAAATTTTCAAAGATGTGAAAAAACGGCGCCCAAGGTCCATGTCTTTGCGACATCACGTCCAACCCCGACTGTATACGTCGACGTAGACTTGGATGCATGCTGCAGGAAAGGAacgtgtgcatgcaaatgccCTCTAGTCCAACTgcgttcctctgcgtcttgaTTGGCGTTCCTGCAGTCATGGAGACGCCATGCCTTCACCccgcttccctttctttggtttgtctttcctttttccaggCGATTTATGACGCACGACAAGGACTTTGGGTACGGAGCCTTCTTCATTATGGCGCCTCTAAACGAGCAGGTTGTCCGGTGAGAATCGCGCTTTCCGCGctcagctgtctgtacactcaGGCGCCAACGTCCCGAAACCGTTCTACCTTCACTTTGCATTGGTCCTCCACCTGAACGATTTCGGCAAATCGTTCTTGGTACTTCTGTGAAACAACAGTCCACCCTTGATGTCGAGACGTGGAAGCGAAAGGATTTTCACTCAGCGCGAGCGGTCCTCGAAGTTGAAAAGAGATGTCAACAAGCACAGCAGTAAACGCAAGATGCACTCGAGCAAGCGTCCTTTAGTCATcctttgcatctctctctctctctcgctccggATGCCCGTGAAACAGCGCTGCGTAGTCTTCATGCTTTGGCGGCTCAACTTTTTTTTCCCCTCGATATAGGCATCGCTATCTCTGTATTTGTAATTGTATATCTCCAGTGGTGGATATCTTCGTGTCGTAAATGTGGATATGGCTGTGTACATATTTTTGCTTTGGTGGCCATATTCATTCAGATGCATCGTtacataaatatgtatatatatatatatatatattatacaCATATCTCGTCTGGGTGAGTGCATGCTTGTAGATATGGATGCGTGTACTTCTCTGTGCAGTTATCGTTGTACTGGCGGACATCCTCACTTACGTGTCCcggtctctgtgtttcctaCGGTGGACAATTTTATGTAGATGTCTCGATGTCTTTATCTGGGCGGTGGTGGACGTCTTCATGTAGGCTTGTACGTGAAGCACGTTGTCGGTTCCTCTTCACCCTACGCAATTGCGTTCAGTAAGTCTTTGTCTGGAAGTGGTTCTCCTGTGATTTTGTGTGTTTCCGGTTGCAGCTGGTCAAACGCTCTAATGGGCTTCAAGTACGGCAAAGACTTTGTGTACCGCGAGCTCATGAGCGTCAACAAAGGCGGATTTTTCTCGGCGTTGACCACCTCTATGCTTGTCTACGCGGGGATGCTTTGCATCAAATTCAGCCCaattcgctctctcctctttgctctcAGACTGCTTCCCCAACCCGGTGCGTGCTAAAGTCGCGGATCTCCCTCGCGATCTTTTCACAAAAACACGCGCGTCTCTGGTTCTCCACGTGGAGTTCGCTGCATATGAGGTTCTCCCCTGATTCTCTCCCGTGTATCGTATTTGAAAAGAAATGTGAAACTGCCTGTCCACGAATTCACGATTCTGAATTCAACTGTTTTTTTAAAATGATGTTTCAGGCTGGAAAGGCAGACACAGGGACGCACAGCCCTATGTGTGCAcgtctatatgtatatacttttatagtgtatatacatatataaatgtatctgcgtgcatgcatgtgcatactTATGTGTGCATATATCTCTGTTTATGGGCAGAATTCTGCGTGTTTCCatgcgacgcatgcagctgatTCTCGCTCTGGGTGTTCAAGCGAGAGCGTGTACATGTCGTGGATCTCTCGCCTGTTGGTCTGCAGGTGAGGGTCCTTCGCAAAAGGTATTGGATTCTGGATTTTTTGAAATGCGCGCTGTCGGGCGAACACAGTCGAAGTCTGGTCAAAACGTTCGCGTTTCAGTCACGGTTGGATCGAAACTGGGAGATCCTGGGTACCGCGAAACTGCAAAGATGATTGCGGAAACCGGTCTTTGCATGGCGCTGAACATGGACAAGTGCACCAAGCTCTGCGGAGTAGGATCCC
Protein-coding regions in this window:
- a CDS encoding succinate dehydrogenase [ubiquinone] iron-sulfur protein (encoded by transcript TGME49_215280) → MLSSALRSVRPAASAASRRFASVAHAQTAASEAEAATKVPDFRTFAIYRYNPETDKRPYMQKFELDVSTCGPMILDALIAIKDRQDPSLVFRRSCREGICGSCAMNVDGKNCLACLTPIKRGDRENEAMRLMPGQDIKHDRHEEEVVSRVTDKINHALFREANPPVEILPLPHMMVLRDLVPDMTNFYAQYRSVEPWLKRKTPKKDPNVENLQSIEDRRKLDGMYECILCACCSTSCPSYWWNPQAYLGPAVLMQAFRWIADSRDEFTEERLAAINDTMKLYRCHGIMNCTVSCPKGLNPAGAIQKMKDQVEARFSPAWKSLQAQQALEKSQKLAKDLGLAA
- a CDS encoding saccharopine dehydrogenase domain-containing protein (encoded by transcript TGME49_215290), with translation MESQPLNDSGREFDVIVYGATGFTGRLVAEYFCEHYVTENGEFLVRFALAGRSMKKLEESRQTACTRARREAYTEKIPLIAADSSDEASLAEMCRRAKVIITTVGPYLKYGEPLVKACVDSRTHYCDLVGEAPFVALTSQKYGRLAAERGVKVVHCCGFDSVPSDLSCLLLQDAALKAANAPCESVSTAVTELHGGFSGGTVASLLNLAGSKDTFDPYYLCKQALPECVSFTPSSKAYSPVRFMTHDKDFGYGAFFIMAPLNEQVVRWSNALMGFKYGKDFVYRELMSVNKGGFFSALTTSMLVYAGMLCIKFSPIRSLLFALRLLPQPGEGPSQKVLDSGFFEMRAVGRTQSKSGQNVRVSVTVGSKLGDPGYRETAKMIAETGLCMALNMDKCTKLCGVGSPSASVGSVLKDRLEKKGFYFEVDTHEEEVENNDGRDM